The Coffea arabica cultivar ET-39 chromosome 10e, Coffea Arabica ET-39 HiFi, whole genome shotgun sequence region GAAACACCACAAGCATCTTGAAGAGCTCGATGAGCTTGGAGCTGCTGCAGCTGGTGCCTACGCTTTGGTAAAATTCTAATGTTCTTGATTTATGCTGGTTTATTTTCCCATAGATTAATCAATCAAATACTTAACCTTGCTCTTGCTGGTGTTCTTAACCAccacctccccccccccccctccccacaaaaacacaaaacaccaaaaaaaaaaagggattaaTCATGCTTTTTCATTCACAGAAGGGGAAGATTTATATATCAATTTTGGTACAACTATTGTTAGACGTCTTCCCTAAAATCAAGATTGATGATGGGTTAGACAGTAGTGGACATTCATTTGTATACTCCACTGTTAGGAGGAGAAGTTGCATTTAATTTTGGAGAATGTCAAAAGCCAGTTTTCTTAAAACCCATATGATAGTGGGTTCAAAATGGACTAGATCTGCAAGTGGCTAAAAGGTGTTTCATCAACCGCTATTTCTGGATATCTAAAGATTGAAAACTAGTAGTGATTCCTGAGCAAACCAAGCCCAAGTACTATACTAAAACTTGTAGACATAATTAAATATGGTCTGAGCCAAAATAATTTCTGAACTTTGTTAGCTGATCTATGGTATGAATTTGCATGGAATGATGGTCAGCATGAGAAGCACAAGGCCAAGAAGGATCTTCAGAATGCCCACAGGCACAAGTTAGAAGAAGAGATTGGTGCAGCTGCTGCAGTTGGAGCTGGCGGATTGGCATTCCATGAGCATCATGAGAAATATAAtgccaaaaaagaagaagaaaaggccGAGGGAAAGCACCACCATCTATTTTGAATAATGATAAGGGTTCCTTCAATTTTGTTGCTAGTTTACATCCAGTTTTCTACTTTCACAAGAAATAATTATGTGCgttttttctccaaaaaaatgGTAATGTTAATTTATCTTTGGGATTTGCTTCTGATTTACATTTGTGGTGGAATTGGTCTCACTCTTATGCTCAATTATTTGTGTAATGATTCTACCGTTATGTCTCGTATAATTAGTGACGGAGGCAGGATTTTTTCGTTGGGGAGGGGGGTGGGGGACCAAAATTTTTTCgaacaaaattatcttaatatgttatattcaaaataattttaatttatttaaatataagacatcttaaaatatcaaatattaactttaattataaaggtatgtctatttcaTACATATGTAATATAGTCATAATTAAAATTAAGACAAGCAATAacttttgattaaatatcttataatatGACAAACCATCTAAGttgcacattatgagaagatgccCCAATATGTCACttgtacaaaaagaaaaatataactatgcaatataaatataactatttcaattaaaaatataaaaattatgttaacatactttgaaatttcatcctctTTTATTAAAAGTAAATCGAGCTTTACATTCTAGAACTAAATTCATGTATAATTGAATCAATGCTAAATTTTTGAACAACTTCATTTCTTTATGTACATTGTTAGGctatcattcaagaaattattttttatcctgTTTTGGAgctttattttgattattttcataatcGAAAATATCCATTCTATAGACTATAGAATGGAGCCAGGATTTTTTCCTTAAGAGGGGGGccaaaattatcttaatatattatgttcaaataattttcatctatttaaatatatggcattttaaaatatcaaatattaactttaattataaaagtatgtctatttcataaatatgcagcatagtcataacaaaaattaggaCAAGAAATAACCTttaattaaatatcttataatatcacaaactaCCCAAACTGTACATTATGAGAAGGTGCCCCAATATGTCACttgtgcaaaaacaaaaatataaccatgcaatataaatataactatttttaATTAATAAAAGACAAAAGTTATGTTAGCATACCttgaaatttcaatttcttttcttaaaactaGATTGAGTTTTACATTTTTCCgtagaactaaattcatctataaTTAAATCAGTGCTAAATTTttaaacttcctttttttttttgtgtacaTTGTTAggcaatcattcaagaaattatcttttatcttgttttggagctttgttttgattatattcataattgaaaaagataaaagatagCAAATATAATCAATCTATCAACAATGGGATAGATCACTCAATTTCTTGTCTTCACCAAGCCTTCAAGtaattatttgtatatttgtatatgagTCAACAAGAGGATAGATcagtaattttaaattttttatctatTACGCTaaaatgtatatttgtatatggatCAATAAAGtaactatttttattttagcccattgataattatgaattaagtcttttattataatatatcaaattgggtcaatttactatggatcatcaattatatgtttatttttttgaaagttaaataactagcacaataaaaaataaataaatttttttgaagaaaaaataaaatcaaaggtagctaattcacacacacacacatatatataaaaactctcataatataaactaaaattgtaaaaaattaggaGGGGACCAACTTTGTCTTatacatatattatatattatgaattaaaattttcaaaacttaggggGGCCATGTCCCCCCTCAGCCCCCCTTGGCTCCGTCATTGCGTATAATCTATGTAATAATTGGTAGGTTTTCTTAGATAGAGATATAACAAGAAAAACCAAGTGATCACGGGTTGGAATCATCAAGGGGTGAGTGGAGAATCACTATTAATCATTTTTAAGGGAAAAAGGGTAAATTTAGAGCATTCAATCTTTTCTTGAGGATGCATTTAAAGATTCATGGAACAATTAAACTTGTTGCAAAACAATTTTGTTGGTTTTGCAACATGTAAATCTCAATTGTTAAAATTGTAAACTCTGATTGGTGAGACTGTATAACATCGAGCCCATTTGGAGTGTTAGGACCCTATTGGATGAGAGAGATTCTTGATTAAGTTCCTTATCTTCATGAAGGTGACAGGCTATCTACATTACTTCTCAATTTAGTTCCTTTATCTTCATAAAAATTGGCCAATGTATGGTAACATTTATGATTTAACTGAAAATTGTAGGAAACTAAAGAATGAATGAGTTACTTGAATTGCTCCGAAACTATTGGAAAGCAATCTTTCAAGtgccaaaaaataaatattctGTGGTGTTAAAGCAATGAGATGCGAGGAATGACTGGCTTAAAAAATAGCATCCACATTTACAAATGTGAAATATTGATGCGAAAAGTTTTGACTGGCATTCTGTAATGCTGACGATGGCACTGTGAACCCTTATTGAAATATTGTCGAATTCCACATTATAGTAAGAAATCTattagaaaattgaaaattggtcCTTTGTCTTAATTAAGGTCATTGTTCTGTTATCATGGCTATAGTCTTAGTCCCTCAACAataaaaatttgatcaatgtagTCCGTTGAATAGAAAATTGGTCCCTAATAAATTGGACAATTTAGTAGCATCAGTTACACAACCTACACGACACGGCTAGATATTCCAGACACGATACTTGACTATTCTACTTGTGGCTTTGGTTAATGGAGGAAAAAAGGTGAGAAGAAGACTCAGGGTCTCCGCCTGCAAGTACTGGCCAAATGGTCAAAATGAATACCAACGTAGCTGCTTAGAATATTGTTCAATTTGATGTTACATAAATTGGACATTAGTCTTTGATGAAAATAGCTAGTC contains the following coding sequences:
- the LOC113711720 gene encoding abscisic stress-ripening protein 3-like, encoding MADQTQHHHLFGHHNEEERKHHKHLEELDELGAAAAGAYALHEKHKAKKDLQNAHRHKLEEEIGAAAAVGAGGLAFHEHHEKYNAKKEEEKAEGKHHHLF